The DNA region GTGGCTGCCCACCCGGGCGTGAGCGGGTCTCCGGGGCCTCCGAGCAGAACGACGCCTCTCTCTACGCCGCCGTCCGCGCGTCCCGCGATGAGCACGGCGACAGCGCCCTTCTCCGCTGCGCGCGCCACCACCCCGCCCCGGtacccgcccccgcgccgcgccaccgCGACGCGACCGCGCACGCCCACCCCGAGCCTCTCGAGCGTGGCGTAGTCCTCCTCGCGTCCGAGGTTGACGAACACCGCCTCCGCGACGGCCGCGCCGGACGGCGCGTACGCGTGGTAGGGCGGCACGAGGCGGCGCCCCTCGTCCGCGGGCTCGTCCAGCGACAGGCGCGCGAGCGGGGACCCGTCGGGCCGGAGCAGCGCGAGGGAGGAGGCGCGGCCGGGGTACGAGAGCAGCGGCGCGTACTCCCGCGTTAGGGTTTGGAGCCCCGCGGCGCGGAGCCGCCCGAGGACGTGCGCGGCGGTGGGGGCAGCCGCGGGCGTCCCCGCGAGGTGCGGCCCCGCGGTGAGCGCGCGGAGGTCGGCCGCGATGCTCGCGTTGGCCCCCGCGGACAGCGAGAGGAAGAGCGCGGCGGGGTCGGGGACGGGGAGGCGGCCGTCCCCGGGCCTCGCCAGCGGCCccgcggggcggcggaggaggacgaGCAGCGAGACGAGGAGCAGCAGCCCGAAGGCGATGACGAGCCGGACGGAGCCCGGGGGCAGGCGGGCCAGGACGGCGTGCGGCATTCCGCAGGCCAGGCGCGGCGGACCGCCCGCACGCGCCGGGGTCGGCTTGGCGGCGAGCGAGGGAGCGTGTGGAGTGGTGAGTGGGTCGCTGGCCCAACAGGGCCTATTGCTTCGGTGCGGCTTTACAACGTCCCGGTCGTGGAGGCTTTTTGCCACTGCCCCACTGCACTTCGTCGGAGATCCTGGTCTGTGTTCATCCGGTTGGAGAGACGGCGGTCCGGCGTCCATTCAGGTGCGCGCGTGGGATTGGCTGGGtcgggccggcggcggcaagtGGCGCACGGAGTAGCGCGCCGAGCCGGGGGAAATTGTGGAGGATATCACGGAGCTCTCGTCGTTTCTGGCCCAGGTGGAGATCGATTTGGAGCGTCCAGAAATGTTGCATGTACCTCAAAACATTATCAAGTAATTAAGAGCCTACCTTCctctcagaaaaaaaaaagtctGGTCGCCAACTGTCTGATATCAGGTAGGAGTATCTCCGTGAGCGACTATCCTCCTATCCTATAGTCGCGACACTATAAGCTAGTCAGCCCTTTCTTCGGACTAGTCAAAGGGTTGGTAGCACCAAAAAATCTTGAAGGTCGGCAAGCAAATCCGTAGGCGCCAAGCAACGAGAGAACCTGTATAAGATGTTGCCTGCTACCTGCGTGCTTCGAGTCATCTGCGGCCCAGCAGCCGCTCTCCAGCAGAGGACCACCACCCATGTCGTCAGCTTCTGCcgctcccgccgccggcgcttccAGCGACGCACCGGTGCGAGTCCTCGAGGACTTCGCCGGCTTGATCCAGCTCCTCAGCGACGGGACGGTCATCCGGCGCTCGGACGCCAACGGCCTCCCGGTTCCTTCCTCCCCGCCGACCCTGTCCGCGGAGTGGAAGGACGTCGTGTATAGCCCGAACGACGGCCTCAAGCTCCGCATTTACAGGCCAGCTGCTGCTTCCTCTGCCGCGGCGAACGTCGAGGGAGATGGTGATGACGATGCTCCCGCGAAGCTCCCGGTGCTCGTGTACTTCCACGGCGGCGGGTTCTGCGTCGGCAGCTTCGACCATCCCAACTTCCACGCGTGCTGCCTCCGCCTAGCGGGCGAGCTCCCGGCCCTCGTCGTCTCCGCCGGCTACCGCCTCGCGCCCGAGAACCGCCTCCCGGCCGCGCACGACGACGCGCGGACCCTCGTGTCGTGGCTCcgcgcccaggccgccgccgggGCGCCCGACCCCTGGCTCGCCGAGCTCGCGGACTTCGGCAGGGTGTTCTTCGCCGGCGACTCGGCCGGCGGGAACATCGCCCACCACGTCGCCGTCGCTCTGGGGTCCGGCCTGCTCGGCGTCACCCCCGCGCGCGTCGCGGGGTACGTGCTGCTCTGGCCGTTGTTCGCCGGCGTCGAGAGGACCCGCTCCGAGGCGGAGTCCCCTCCC from Panicum hallii strain FIL2 chromosome 9, PHallii_v3.1, whole genome shotgun sequence includes:
- the LOC112875294 gene encoding probable carboxylesterase 15, whose product is MSSASAAPAAGASSDAPVRVLEDFAGLIQLLSDGTVIRRSDANGLPVPSSPPTLSAEWKDVVYSPNDGLKLRIYRPAAASSAAANVEGDGDDDAPAKLPVLVYFHGGGFCVGSFDHPNFHACCLRLAGELPALVVSAGYRLAPENRLPAAHDDARTLVSWLRAQAAAGAPDPWLAELADFGRVFFAGDSAGGNIAHHVAVALGSGLLGVTPARVAGYVLLWPLFAGVERTRSEAESPPGPFVTLPVYDQFCRLSLPVGATRDHPALNPFGPDSPALDAVALPPALVVVAEHDLLRDRAACYAARLEAMGKPVELVEFQGQHHGFFPVDPGGDAGDELIRVMRRFVYGRTSHN